In Nocardioides sp., the following proteins share a genomic window:
- the panB gene encoding 3-methyl-2-oxobutanoate hydroxymethyltransferase has product MSQSTSEQPTPEQPSPYGSGAATPAPAKRVRTHHLQEMKQRGEKITMLTAYDMYTAATFDEAGIDMLLVGDSASNNVYGNETSLPVTVDELLPLTRAVAKSTKRAMVVGDLPFGSYQRSPEQAYDTAVRFMKEAGAHCVKLEGGREMTGQISLLTRGGIPVCAHIGFTPQSEHALGGYRVQGRGEAAERILADARAVQEAGAFAVVMEMVPADVARQISEELTIPTIGIGAGNGCDGQVLVWQDAFGLRTGKMAKFVKQYADVHSVLLEGAKAYADDVRNGTFPGDEHSF; this is encoded by the coding sequence ATGTCCCAGTCCACTTCTGAGCAGCCCACTCCTGAGCAGCCCAGCCCGTACGGTTCCGGCGCAGCCACCCCCGCCCCCGCCAAGCGCGTACGCACCCATCACCTCCAGGAGATGAAGCAGCGCGGCGAGAAGATCACCATGCTCACGGCGTACGACATGTACACCGCCGCGACCTTCGACGAGGCCGGGATCGACATGCTGCTGGTCGGCGACAGCGCCTCCAACAATGTGTACGGCAACGAGACCTCCCTGCCCGTGACCGTCGACGAACTCCTCCCGCTGACTCGTGCGGTCGCGAAGTCGACCAAGCGCGCCATGGTTGTCGGCGACCTGCCGTTCGGCTCCTACCAACGCTCGCCCGAGCAGGCGTACGACACCGCGGTCCGGTTCATGAAGGAAGCCGGAGCCCACTGCGTCAAACTTGAGGGCGGTCGTGAGATGACCGGCCAGATCTCCCTACTCACCCGAGGCGGCATCCCGGTCTGTGCCCACATCGGCTTCACCCCGCAGTCGGAGCACGCGCTTGGTGGCTACCGGGTGCAGGGCCGCGGCGAGGCAGCCGAGCGGATCCTGGCCGACGCGCGCGCGGTGCAAGAAGCCGGAGCCTTCGCGGTGGTGATGGAGATGGTGCCCGCCGACGTGGCGCGCCAGATCTCCGAGGAACTCACCATCCCCACGATCGGGATCGGAGCCGGCAACGGTTGCGATGGCCAGGTGCTGGTCTGGCAGGACGCGTTCGGCCTGCGTACGGGCAAGATGGCCAAGTTCGTCAAGCAGTACGCCGATGTCCACTCGGTCCTGCTCGAGGGCGCCAAGGCGTACGCCGACGACGTCCGCAACGGCACCTTCCCCGGCGACGAGCACTCGTTCTGA
- a CDS encoding C4-type zinc ribbon domain-containing protein has product MKADPAAQVRLLDLQTLDTRTDQLRHRLATLPELATIAELRVKVGDLERLRMDQQIVVDDLTVEQEKVDADVEAVKARRTRDRSRMDSGEIANPKDLERMQHELVSLDRRISSLEEQELEVMERVEEAQAELTKFTAALAEARALGSEQVASRDAKTAELNAELASIATAREPLHADLPTDLVALYEKLRAAKDGQGAALLHRGQCGGCMLTLDAAELNEIRSKADDEVVRCEECQRILVRTNESGL; this is encoded by the coding sequence TTGAAAGCCGATCCCGCCGCTCAGGTGCGACTGCTCGACCTGCAGACGCTCGACACCCGCACCGACCAGTTGCGTCACCGGCTGGCGACCCTGCCCGAACTGGCCACCATCGCCGAACTGCGTGTGAAGGTCGGCGATCTTGAGCGGCTGCGGATGGATCAACAGATCGTCGTGGATGACCTGACGGTCGAGCAGGAGAAGGTGGACGCCGACGTCGAGGCGGTCAAGGCCCGGCGTACGCGCGACCGCTCGCGGATGGACAGCGGCGAGATCGCCAACCCCAAGGACCTGGAGCGGATGCAGCACGAGTTGGTCTCTCTCGACCGGCGCATCTCGTCGCTGGAGGAGCAGGAGCTCGAAGTCATGGAGCGGGTCGAGGAGGCGCAGGCCGAACTCACGAAGTTCACCGCGGCGCTGGCCGAGGCGCGGGCGCTGGGCTCGGAACAGGTGGCTTCGCGCGACGCGAAGACCGCCGAGCTCAATGCAGAACTGGCCTCGATCGCGACGGCACGAGAGCCGCTGCACGCGGACCTGCCTACTGACCTGGTGGCGCTTTACGAGAAGTTGCGCGCAGCCAAGGACGGTCAGGGGGCCGCGCTGCTGCATCGTGGCCAATGCGGCGGCTGCATGCTCACCTTGGACGCAGCCGAACTCAACGAGATCCGTTCCAAGGCCGACGACGAGGTGGTGCGCTGCGAGGAATGTCAGCGGATCCTGGTGCGTACGAACGAATCGGGTCTCTGA
- a CDS encoding LLM class flavin-dependent oxidoreductase, which yields MKKIGFLNFGHWSDTPHSQVRTASDALLQSIELSVAAEELGVDGAYFRVHHFARQLASPFPLLSAIGARTSRIEIGTGVIDMRYENPLYMAEDAGAADLIAGGRLQLGISRGSPEQVVDGWRYFGYAPGEGEDEQDMARRHTDVFLEVIQGSGFAQPSPRPMFPNPPGLLRVEPYSSGLRQRIWWGAASDATAVWAAEQGMNLMSSTLKKDEGGEPFHVQQRKQIEAFRTAWAQAGHDWTPRVSVSRSIMPLVTDLDRAYFGHDGQSRDQVGHIDATLGQAIFGRSYAAAPDELVEQLASDEALQAADTVLLTVPNQLGVDYNAHLLQSIVRDVAPGLGWR from the coding sequence ATGAAGAAGATCGGGTTCCTCAACTTCGGCCACTGGTCGGACACGCCGCACTCGCAAGTCCGTACGGCCTCCGACGCGCTGCTGCAGTCGATCGAGTTGTCCGTAGCGGCCGAGGAGCTCGGCGTCGACGGGGCGTACTTCCGCGTGCACCACTTCGCTCGGCAGCTCGCGTCGCCGTTCCCGCTGCTGTCGGCGATCGGTGCTCGTACGTCGCGCATCGAGATCGGCACCGGCGTGATCGACATGCGGTATGAGAACCCGCTCTATATGGCCGAGGATGCCGGCGCGGCCGATCTGATCGCGGGCGGACGGCTGCAACTCGGGATCAGCCGTGGCTCCCCGGAGCAGGTCGTCGACGGCTGGCGCTATTTCGGGTACGCGCCCGGTGAGGGCGAGGACGAGCAGGACATGGCGCGTCGGCACACCGACGTGTTCCTCGAAGTGATCCAGGGCAGTGGCTTTGCTCAGCCCAGTCCACGGCCGATGTTCCCCAACCCGCCGGGGCTGTTGCGTGTGGAGCCGTACTCGTCGGGATTGCGCCAGCGCATCTGGTGGGGCGCGGCCTCCGACGCGACGGCGGTGTGGGCGGCCGAGCAGGGGATGAACCTGATGTCGTCGACGCTGAAGAAGGACGAGGGCGGTGAGCCGTTCCACGTTCAGCAGCGCAAGCAGATCGAGGCGTTCCGAACGGCGTGGGCGCAAGCCGGACACGACTGGACGCCCCGGGTCTCGGTGTCACGCTCGATCATGCCGCTGGTGACCGATCTGGACCGGGCGTACTTCGGCCACGACGGCCAGAGCCGCGATCAGGTCGGACATATCGATGCGACGTTGGGACAGGCCATCTTCGGTCGGTCGTACGCCGCGGCTCCCGACGAACTCGTGGAGCAGTTGGCCTCCGATGAGGCTCTCCAAGCCGCCGACACGGTCCTGCTCACGGTGCCCAATCAGCTCGGTGTCGACTACAACGCCCACCTGTTGCAGTCGATCGTGCGCGACGTGGCGCCGGGGCTGGGCTGGCGCTGA
- a CDS encoding RNB domain-containing ribonuclease — protein MPARVLHLRDSDGVLGETLREGVAALQAELGVTPGFPDAVERAASDAARNPRLPELDRTDIEFVTIDPPSAMDLDQALHLERLGDGYVVYYAIADVAAFVSPGDPVDVESHLRGQTLYGADSKIPLHPKVLSEDAASLLPDQTRPALLWTIEVDKTGEGTKVKVERALVRSRAKLDYQTVQGQLDDGAASESLQLLKEVGLLRQEREARRGGVSLPLPEQEIDTSGSTWQLTFRPMLPVENWNAQISLLTGFGAAFLMVSNAIGVLRTLPPADPRDVSRLRRTAKALKIDWPADQDYPEFIRTLDPAKPAHAAMVVACTRLLRGSAYVAFDGEIPEQKTHSALAAEYAHCTAPLRRLVDRYAGEICLAITAGHPVPDWVRDRMGELPDIMRDSGRRANAYENGIVDLVEAGVLRDRVGQTFDAVVVERDDKDKREGSVTIEEPAIEAPVTADHELPLGESVRVVLTKADVTQRKVAFELQEHSSPE, from the coding sequence ATGCCTGCTCGCGTACTCCACCTTCGGGACAGCGACGGCGTTCTCGGGGAGACATTGCGCGAAGGGGTCGCGGCTCTGCAAGCGGAGTTGGGGGTCACCCCGGGCTTCCCTGACGCCGTCGAACGGGCGGCTTCGGATGCCGCGCGCAATCCGCGACTGCCCGAGCTCGATCGCACGGATATCGAGTTCGTGACGATCGATCCGCCCTCGGCGATGGACCTCGACCAGGCGCTGCATCTGGAGCGGCTCGGTGACGGCTATGTGGTCTACTACGCGATCGCCGACGTCGCGGCTTTCGTCTCACCGGGAGACCCGGTGGACGTCGAGAGCCACCTTCGCGGCCAGACCCTCTACGGCGCCGACTCCAAGATCCCGCTGCATCCGAAGGTCCTGTCCGAGGATGCGGCGTCGTTGTTGCCCGACCAGACCAGACCGGCGCTGCTGTGGACGATCGAGGTCGACAAGACCGGTGAAGGCACCAAGGTCAAGGTGGAGCGGGCTCTCGTACGCTCGCGCGCCAAGCTCGACTATCAGACCGTCCAGGGCCAACTCGACGACGGCGCCGCCTCGGAGTCGCTGCAACTGCTCAAAGAGGTCGGGCTGCTGCGCCAAGAGCGGGAGGCTCGACGCGGGGGAGTCTCGTTGCCGCTGCCCGAGCAGGAGATCGACACCTCCGGGTCAACTTGGCAGTTGACGTTCCGCCCGATGCTGCCGGTCGAGAACTGGAACGCGCAGATCTCGCTGCTCACCGGCTTCGGCGCGGCCTTCTTGATGGTGTCGAACGCGATCGGCGTCCTGCGTACGCTCCCACCGGCCGACCCGCGCGACGTGTCGCGCCTGCGACGCACCGCCAAAGCGTTGAAGATCGACTGGCCGGCCGATCAGGACTATCCGGAGTTCATCCGCACCCTCGACCCGGCCAAACCCGCGCATGCGGCGATGGTGGTGGCGTGCACCCGACTGCTGCGTGGGAGCGCGTACGTCGCCTTCGACGGCGAGATCCCCGAGCAGAAGACGCACAGCGCGCTCGCCGCGGAGTACGCCCACTGCACCGCGCCGCTGCGCCGCCTGGTGGATCGCTATGCAGGCGAGATCTGCCTGGCCATCACGGCCGGTCACCCCGTCCCGGACTGGGTGCGCGACCGGATGGGGGAGTTGCCCGACATCATGCGAGATTCCGGGCGCCGCGCGAACGCGTACGAGAACGGCATCGTCGACCTGGTCGAGGCGGGGGTGTTGCGCGACCGCGTCGGGCAGACCTTCGACGCCGTCGTGGTCGAACGCGACGACAAGGACAAGCGCGAGGGCTCGGTCACCATCGAGGAGCCGGCGATCGAGGCCCCAGTGACCGCTGACCATGAACTGCCGCTGGGGGAGTCGGTACGTGTGGTGCTGACGAAGGCCGACGTCACGCAGCGCAAGGTCGCATTCGAGTTGCAGGAGCACTCCTCGCCGGAATAA